One window of the Dreissena polymorpha isolate Duluth1 chromosome 5, UMN_Dpol_1.0, whole genome shotgun sequence genome contains the following:
- the LOC127831092 gene encoding uncharacterized protein LOC127831092 → MMDKTEVPYDVKADDHVTATRGHVTESTTHVDVTRRQTLSVFINLLMPPVLVTVGVTCGAMTILTMRTKYFRRVSASVYLKTGALNDILALLILLTAHWLYLNQPAAFVRTESSHLMCKFFNFYGPGNNDFGMLLTVAMTAERALAVASPFGVAKYLSVKRAWRIVLGLLCFSVIKNSHLLLSSDLVPEGRTDRLCDTFPERIGPAYKAFLYDVWPWIHVTFVLLCGLALVVNNFVILYFVYQSQADRFSGGQTWRHLVPMLIGESVLLIALTFPFTLHLALLAIRLKYDSTIYTDPHKASAETLVFSVTFYMLYSNKCANFFMFCATVKRKQGTWRTTKFRE, encoded by the exons ATGATGGACAAAACGGAAGTCCCGTATGACGTTAAGGCAGACGACCACGTGACCGCAACACGTGGGCACGTGACAGAAAGCACCACGCACGTGGACGTCACACGCCGTCAGACTTTAAGCGTCTTCATTAACCTCCTCATGCCTCCCGTGCTGGTTACCGTGGGTGTCACGTGCGGTGCCATGACGATCTTGACCATGCGCACTAAGTACTTTCGGCGGGTGTCGGCGTCCGTGTATTTGAAGACCGGTGCGCTGAATGACATTCTAGCGTTGCTTATTTTGCTCACCGCTCACTGGCTGTATTTGAATCAGCCGGCAGCGTTCGTCAGAACGGAGTCGTCGCATCTCATGTGcaagtttttcaatttttatggaCCCGGAAATAATGATTTTGGAATGCTTCTGACCGTGGCGATGACGGCAGAACGCGCTCTCGCCGTGGCGTCTCCATTTGGCGTCGCAAAGTATCTGTCCGTGAAGCGGGCATGGCGAATAGTGCTAGGACTTTTGTGCTTCTCTGTCATCAAGAACAGCCATTTACTTCTATCGTCTGATCTAGTACCGGAAGGCCGCACCGATCGGCTGTGCGATACGTTTCCGGAGCGAATCGGCCCCGCGTACAAAGCTTTCCTGTACGACGTGTGGCCCTGGATTCACGTGACATTTGTGTTGCTGTGCGGCCTAGCGCTTGTGGTGAACAACTTCGTCATTCTTTACTTCGTGTACCAGTCACAGGCTGACAGGTTCTCGGGTGGTCAAACCTGGCGCCATCTGGTTCCCATGCTGATCGGTGAATCAGTCCTGCTCATAGCGCTGACGTTTCCTTTTACGTTACACCTCGCCCTTCTCGCAATCCGATTGAAGTACGACTCCACTATCTACACGGATCCTCATAAGGCGTCGGCGGAGACGCTCGTGTTTTCGGTGACGTTTTACATGCTGTACTCTAACAAGTGCGCCAACTTCTTTATGTTCTGTGCTACCG TGAAACGAAAACAGGGCACATGGAGGACGACCAAGTTCAGAGAATGA